A single region of the Neotabrizicola shimadae genome encodes:
- a CDS encoding RidA family protein encodes MTSPEALAIRMGLDLPDFDRDGYYGADYGTMKPFHRVGSLLFLSGHVAQIGTQITHKGRLGQDLSVEQGYAAARQTGINVLGGIRQAVGSLDRVKSIVRTLNFVVCTPDFPDVHKVSSGMSDLFVEVFGRERGLGGRATIGVMALANGVCFETWATIEVE; translated from the coding sequence ATGACCAGCCCCGAAGCCTTGGCCATCCGCATGGGCCTCGACCTGCCCGATTTCGACCGCGACGGCTATTACGGCGCGGATTACGGCACGATGAAGCCCTTTCACCGCGTCGGCAGCCTTCTGTTCCTGTCCGGCCATGTCGCCCAGATCGGCACGCAGATCACCCACAAGGGCCGGCTCGGCCAGGACCTTTCTGTCGAACAGGGCTACGCCGCCGCGCGCCAGACCGGCATCAACGTGCTTGGCGGCATCCGTCAGGCCGTGGGCTCGCTCGACCGGGTGAAAAGCATCGTCCGCACGCTGAACTTCGTGGTCTGCACGCCGGATTTCCCCGATGTCCACAAGGTCTCGTCCGGCATGTCCGACCTCTTTGTCGAGGTTTTCGGACGCGAACGTGGCCTCGGCGGCCGCGCCACCATCGGCGTCATGGCGCTGGCCAACGGCGTCTGCTTCGAAACCTGGGCCACCATCGAGGTCGAGTGA
- the pncA gene encoding bifunctional nicotinamidase/pyrazinamidase, producing the protein MRPANQALIVIDIQNDFCPGGALAVAGGDEIIPMVNALMEEFQIVVLTQDWHPEDHSSFAASHPGAAPFSLIEMPYGPQVLWPVHCVQGSGGAAFHPALRTDPAHLVIRKGFRPQIDSYSAFYENDRVTPTGLDGWLKNIGVTAVTVVGLATDYCVAYSALDAVSHGFTTTVIEAACRAIDLNGSLAEARAQMRDAGVRLV; encoded by the coding sequence ATGCGCCCAGCCAATCAGGCCTTGATCGTCATCGACATCCAGAACGATTTCTGTCCCGGCGGCGCGCTGGCCGTGGCAGGGGGTGACGAGATCATTCCGATGGTCAATGCGCTGATGGAGGAGTTCCAGATCGTGGTGCTGACCCAGGACTGGCATCCGGAGGACCATTCCAGCTTTGCCGCCAGCCACCCCGGCGCCGCACCGTTCAGCCTGATCGAGATGCCCTATGGTCCGCAGGTGCTGTGGCCGGTGCATTGTGTGCAAGGTTCGGGCGGGGCGGCGTTTCATCCGGCCCTGCGCACGGACCCGGCGCATCTGGTGATCCGCAAGGGGTTCCGGCCGCAGATCGACAGCTATTCGGCCTTCTATGAAAACGACCGCGTGACGCCGACCGGGCTGGACGGCTGGCTGAAGAACATCGGCGTGACGGCGGTGACGGTGGTGGGGCTGGCGACCGATTACTGCGTGGCCTATTCGGCGCTGGATGCGGTGAGCCACGGCTTCACCACGACGGTGATCGAGGCCGCCTGCCGGGCCATCGACCTGAACGGCAGCCTGGCCGAGGCGCGGGCGCAGATGCGGGACGCGGGCGTGCGCCTGGTCTGA
- a CDS encoding AEC family transporter, producing the protein MLAILLKTLPFFAVIGLGWLAGRTRFMAPESAAVLTKFVFYFALSAMLFRFAATLSLPEIFDLRFAGAYLLASLAVYALAMAVAFLRRRGLGEAAVEAQCAVIGNTGFLGVPMLVMLLGPQAAGPVLLVLSIDLVVFSSLLTVLVVSHRSGRLSLTDAGSMLKGLLKNPMIVSMGLGLIWGATGTPLPKPLDEFLVLLGAAATPGALFAIGASLVGRRAERVAVAAWLSFAKLVLHPAAVAFAALVLFKVDPAKAGVMIAAAALPVAGNVFILAQHFGIAPQRVSTSILISTICSVVTVSAVIAWIAPLL; encoded by the coding sequence ATGCTGGCGATCCTCCTCAAGACCCTGCCGTTCTTCGCGGTGATTGGCCTCGGCTGGCTCGCAGGCCGCACCCGCTTCATGGCACCCGAATCCGCGGCGGTGCTGACGAAATTCGTCTTCTACTTCGCACTGTCGGCCATGCTCTTCCGCTTTGCCGCCACGCTGTCCCTGCCCGAAATCTTCGACCTCCGCTTTGCCGGCGCCTATCTCCTGGCGTCACTCGCCGTCTATGCACTGGCCATGGCGGTGGCCTTCCTGCGTCGGCGCGGCCTTGGCGAAGCCGCGGTCGAAGCGCAATGCGCCGTCATCGGCAACACGGGTTTTCTGGGCGTGCCCATGCTCGTCATGCTGCTTGGCCCCCAGGCCGCCGGCCCGGTGCTTCTGGTGCTCTCCATCGACCTCGTGGTGTTTTCGTCGCTTCTCACCGTCCTCGTGGTGAGTCACCGCAGCGGACGGCTGTCGCTGACCGACGCCGGCTCCATGCTGAAGGGGCTACTGAAGAACCCGATGATCGTCTCCATGGGCCTTGGCCTGATCTGGGGTGCCACCGGCACGCCCCTGCCGAAACCGCTGGACGAATTCCTCGTCCTCCTCGGCGCCGCTGCCACGCCCGGCGCGCTCTTTGCCATCGGCGCCAGCCTCGTCGGCCGCCGGGCCGAGCGCGTGGCCGTCGCTGCCTGGCTCTCCTTCGCCAAACTGGTGCTGCACCCCGCCGCCGTGGCCTTCGCCGCGCTGGTCCTGTTCAAGGTCGATCCTGCCAAGGCTGGCGTGATGATCGCCGCCGCCGCCCTGCCCGTGGCCGGAAACGTGTTCATCCTGGCCCAGCATTTCGGCATCGCGCCACAGCGTGTCTCGACCTCGATCCTGATTTCCACCATATGCAGCGTGGTGACGGTCTCGGCAGTGATCGCCTGGATCGCCCCGCTCCTGTGA
- a CDS encoding calcium-binding protein, translating to MVKLRTHIVLNTGQSVVIAGNELWYDYTSTDPILTLVGENRVTVKGDIAGGLVYGGEGMFVSGSHNLLSITATAQITGYVGIDTDFAATDTRIVNAGTVAGGYIGVGAYSLRCAVTNRGEVFGHFGIYTSLHNAAIISNSGLIEGEKIGILATDTFSATTTRTTITNSGQIVGGDWGISSTYEGTTTDGFGNVTLVNSGTISGRLGSFVAAKMGADSVTNSGTMIGNVRLEGGDDIYAATATGRVQGTILGGAGRDSITGGAFQDAMDGGSGNDTLSGGGESDLLIGRTGKDVLIGGDGNDRLVGGADNDTLSGSAGGDTFVFDIQNGNDVVTDFENGIDKIDIHAFGIDPADFATVVFPFFSAVSGGIVLDLGGLGAALGEITFQGLTLSDIDVSEFIF from the coding sequence ATGGTGAAGCTGAGAACGCATATCGTTCTGAACACCGGACAGTCAGTAGTGATTGCGGGCAACGAACTTTGGTACGACTACACCAGCACAGACCCGATCCTCACCCTGGTCGGCGAAAACAGGGTCACAGTCAAAGGGGATATTGCGGGCGGGCTCGTTTACGGCGGCGAAGGGATGTTTGTCTCAGGGTCGCACAATCTGCTCAGCATCACCGCCACTGCGCAGATTACCGGCTATGTCGGCATCGACACCGATTTCGCCGCAACAGACACCCGCATCGTCAACGCCGGAACCGTCGCCGGCGGCTACATTGGTGTCGGGGCCTACAGCCTGCGCTGCGCGGTCACGAACCGAGGCGAGGTTTTCGGGCACTTCGGCATCTACACCTCCTTGCACAATGCCGCGATCATATCGAACAGCGGCCTGATCGAGGGCGAGAAGATCGGCATTCTGGCGACAGATACCTTCTCCGCGACAACCACGCGCACCACGATCACCAACAGCGGGCAGATTGTCGGGGGTGACTGGGGGATTTCCTCAACCTACGAGGGCACCACGACCGATGGCTTCGGCAATGTCACACTGGTAAACTCGGGCACGATCTCCGGCAGGCTCGGCTCTTTCGTCGCGGCGAAGATGGGCGCCGACAGCGTCACCAACTCTGGCACGATGATCGGCAATGTCCGGCTTGAGGGTGGCGACGACATATATGCCGCCACTGCAACCGGCCGTGTTCAGGGCACAATCCTGGGCGGCGCCGGCAGAGACTCGATTACGGGCGGCGCTTTCCAAGATGCCATGGACGGGGGCAGCGGGAATGACACCCTGTCCGGGGGCGGCGAAAGCGACCTCCTGATCGGCAGGACGGGAAAGGATGTCCTGATCGGCGGCGACGGGAACGACCGCCTCGTCGGCGGCGCCGACAACGACACCCTGTCCGGCTCTGCGGGTGGCGACACGTTCGTCTTCGACATCCAGAATGGCAACGATGTCGTCACGGATTTCGAGAATGGCATCGACAAGATCGACATCCACGCCTTCGGCATCGACCCCGCGGACTTCGCCACCGTAGTCTTTCCGTTCTTCTCTGCCGTGTCGGGGGGTATCGTCCTCGACCTTGGCGGTCTGGGTGCGGCTCTGGGGGAGATAACCTTCCAGGGCCTGACCCTGAGCGATATCGACGTAAGCGAATTCATCTTCTGA
- a CDS encoding TetR/AcrR family transcriptional regulator, with protein MGTVEPLIRRGRKFTQVLDGARDIFLRDGFEAASVDEIARAAAVSKATLYSYFPDKRLLFMEVAKVECRRQAEATLELLDTDAPVAEVLTLAAERITAFTLSEFGQRIFRICLAEADRFPGLGREFYDSGPRLARERLVAFLESAVTRGELAIDDLELAADQFVQLCKAVLHDRLIFGLDDRPAPEAAARVVRGAVQMFMARYGAKAQAG; from the coding sequence ATGGGAACCGTCGAGCCGCTGATCCGCAGGGGACGCAAGTTCACGCAGGTGCTGGACGGCGCCCGCGACATCTTCCTGCGCGACGGTTTCGAAGCGGCCTCGGTGGACGAAATCGCCCGCGCCGCTGCCGTGTCCAAGGCCACGCTCTATTCCTATTTCCCCGACAAGCGCCTTCTCTTCATGGAAGTGGCCAAGGTGGAATGCCGCCGCCAGGCCGAAGCCACTCTGGAGCTTCTGGATACCGACGCGCCCGTGGCCGAGGTCCTGACCCTCGCCGCCGAACGCATCACCGCCTTCACCCTGTCCGAATTCGGCCAGCGCATCTTCCGCATCTGCCTGGCCGAAGCCGACCGCTTCCCCGGCCTTGGCCGCGAGTTCTATGATTCCGGTCCCCGTCTTGCACGCGAAAGGCTGGTGGCCTTCCTCGAATCCGCCGTGACCCGCGGCGAACTGGCGATCGACGATCTGGAACTGGCTGCCGACCAGTTCGTGCAGCTCTGCAAGGCGGTTCTGCACGACCGCCTGATCTTCGGCCTCGACGACCGCCCCGCGCCAGAGGCCGCCGCCCGCGTCGTCCGGGGCGCGGTGCAGATGTTCATGGCGCGCTACGGTGCCAAAGCTCAGGCCGGCTGA
- a CDS encoding YaiI/YqxD family protein: MAEPRLLIDADACPVKAEAEKVATRHGIPMLVVSNGGIRPSPNPLVQSVFVAEGPDEADKWIASQARPGDVVVTADVPLAARCVAAGARVIRHDGEPFTPANIGMVLATRDLMSDLRSADPFRQGGGRAFSKSDRSRFLDALDRMVRQARADAGG; this comes from the coding sequence ATGGCTGAGCCGCGGCTCCTCATCGACGCCGACGCCTGCCCGGTGAAGGCCGAGGCCGAAAAGGTCGCCACGCGCCACGGCATCCCGATGCTCGTGGTCTCCAACGGCGGCATCCGGCCCTCGCCCAACCCGCTGGTGCAGTCGGTCTTCGTCGCCGAAGGCCCCGACGAGGCCGACAAGTGGATCGCGTCGCAGGCCCGCCCCGGCGACGTGGTCGTCACCGCCGACGTGCCGCTGGCCGCGCGCTGTGTCGCCGCCGGCGCAAGGGTCATCCGCCACGACGGCGAGCCCTTCACCCCCGCCAACATCGGCATGGTGCTCGCCACGCGCGACCTGATGTCCGACCTGCGCAGCGCCGATCCCTTCCGCCAGGGCGGCGGCCGCGCCTTCTCGAAATCCGACCGCTCCCGCTTCCTCGACGCGCTCGACCGCATGGTCCGCCAGGCCCGCGCCGACGCCGGCGGCTGA
- the trhO gene encoding oxygen-dependent tRNA uridine(34) hydroxylase TrhO gives MLTVAALYHFTRLPDPAALKPPLLALAQASQVRGTILLAHEGLNGTIAGPRDGIDAVLAHLRALPGCAALDWKESPAPTQPFGRMKVKIKAEIVTMGQPGVDPTAGTGHYVTPADWNALISQPDVAVIDTRNAYEVALGTFAGAVDPGTDSFRDFPAWWQANRDRFHKKKIAMFCTGGIRCEKSTNWLMSQGVAEVYHLKGGILKYLEEVPESESLWQGECFVFDGRVSVGHGLKPGTAGLCHACRRPLRAQDREHQDYERGVSCPQCRDEYSEYDRARFRERQRQADLARSRGEAMFVTD, from the coding sequence ATGCTGACCGTCGCCGCGCTCTACCACTTCACCCGCCTGCCCGACCCCGCCGCGCTAAAGCCCCCGCTTCTGGCGCTGGCCCAGGCATCGCAGGTGAGGGGCACCATCCTTCTGGCGCACGAAGGGCTGAACGGCACCATCGCCGGCCCGCGCGACGGCATCGACGCGGTGCTCGCCCACCTGCGCGCCCTGCCCGGCTGCGCGGCGCTGGACTGGAAGGAAAGCCCGGCCCCAACCCAGCCCTTCGGCCGCATGAAGGTGAAGATCAAGGCCGAGATCGTGACGATGGGCCAGCCCGGCGTGGACCCCACAGCCGGCACCGGCCACTACGTCACCCCGGCCGACTGGAACGCCCTGATCAGCCAGCCCGACGTCGCCGTGATCGACACCCGCAACGCCTATGAGGTGGCGCTTGGCACCTTTGCCGGCGCAGTGGATCCCGGCACGGACAGCTTCCGCGACTTCCCCGCCTGGTGGCAGGCCAACCGCGACCGCTTTCACAAGAAGAAGATCGCCATGTTCTGCACCGGCGGCATCCGCTGCGAAAAGTCCACGAACTGGCTGATGTCGCAGGGGGTGGCCGAGGTCTATCACCTCAAGGGCGGCATCCTGAAATACCTTGAAGAGGTGCCCGAAAGCGAAAGCCTCTGGCAGGGCGAATGCTTCGTCTTCGACGGCCGCGTCTCGGTGGGCCACGGCCTGAAACCCGGAACCGCCGGCCTTTGCCACGCCTGCCGCCGCCCGCTGCGCGCCCAGGACCGCGAGCACCAAGATTACGAACGCGGCGTTTCCTGCCCGCAGTGCCGCGATGAATACTCCGAATACGACCGCGCCCGCTTCCGCGAACGCCAGCGCCAAGCCGACCTCGCCCGCAGCCGGGGCGAGGCCATGTTCGTCACCGACTGA
- a CDS encoding NYN domain-containing protein, with amino-acid sequence MTELAPSFPAPSYPASAVRPRVALFVDGENMSSAHAAKVAALAATKGDVTLRRVYGNASQLNGWQAAPGFRFVHAGLGKNAADLLLCIEVMHVALTRQAEVIFIAASDRDYTHLASYLRESSITVHGIGEEAKAPEALRKAFCKFHGIGPAERVAAPVAAVEGASPSGSMLDAVLGLVGAAGEAGMPIHELDPLMQRAGFSISQQPEKTWRKWLEARSTLFDCDPKGPGARVRWRQPA; translated from the coding sequence ATGACAGAACTCGCCCCGTCTTTCCCCGCCCCATCCTATCCCGCCTCGGCGGTTCGGCCCCGCGTCGCCTTGTTCGTGGATGGCGAGAACATGTCGTCGGCCCATGCCGCTAAGGTGGCGGCGCTGGCCGCGACCAAGGGTGATGTGACGCTGCGGCGGGTTTACGGGAACGCGTCCCAACTGAACGGGTGGCAGGCGGCGCCGGGATTCAGGTTCGTTCACGCTGGTCTGGGCAAGAATGCCGCCGACCTTCTCTTGTGCATCGAGGTCATGCATGTGGCCCTGACGCGGCAGGCGGAGGTGATCTTCATCGCCGCGTCGGACCGGGATTACACGCACCTGGCGAGCTATCTGCGCGAATCGTCGATCACGGTGCACGGGATCGGCGAGGAGGCCAAGGCGCCCGAGGCGCTGCGCAAGGCCTTCTGCAAGTTTCATGGCATCGGACCGGCAGAGCGCGTCGCCGCACCTGTGGCGGCTGTGGAAGGGGCTTCGCCGAGCGGTTCGATGCTGGATGCCGTGCTGGGCCTTGTCGGGGCGGCGGGTGAGGCGGGAATGCCGATCCACGAGCTTGACCCGCTGATGCAGCGGGCGGGGTTCAGCATCTCGCAGCAGCCGGAGAAGACCTGGCGCAAGTGGCTGGAGGCGCGGAGCACCTTGTTCGACTGCGACCCGAAGGGACCGGGTGCGCGGGTGAGGTGGCGTCAGCCGGCCTGA
- a CDS encoding NYN domain-containing protein yields MPDPRAPRLCVLIDADNVPASYAEAIFEEIASLGEASVRRIYGDWSATRLNAWAKKVASLGLVADQQFSNTKGKNASDIGLVISAMDFLHSGLFDGFVLVSSDSDFTRLAARIREQGLDVYGIGEKKTPEAFRMACKRFIYVENLSATEAAADDPRPRAEAGPQEPAPVRAGKEPPTKAIHLIVTAMRAIDPEGEWYSLGQIGQYITQGNPDFDTRTYGSAKLSDLIKKLSSRFETRPGPGGQLQVRDVA; encoded by the coding sequence ATGCCCGACCCCCGTGCCCCGCGCCTGTGCGTGCTGATCGACGCCGACAACGTGCCCGCCTCTTATGCCGAGGCGATCTTCGAGGAGATCGCTTCGCTGGGCGAGGCCAGCGTGCGCCGGATCTATGGCGACTGGTCGGCGACCCGGTTGAATGCCTGGGCGAAGAAGGTGGCCTCGCTGGGGTTGGTGGCGGATCAGCAGTTTTCCAACACCAAGGGCAAGAATGCGTCCGACATCGGCCTGGTGATATCGGCCATGGATTTCCTGCATTCGGGGCTGTTCGACGGCTTCGTTCTGGTGTCGTCGGACAGCGATTTCACCCGGCTGGCGGCGCGAATCCGCGAGCAGGGGCTGGATGTCTATGGCATCGGCGAGAAGAAGACACCGGAAGCCTTCCGCATGGCCTGCAAGCGGTTCATCTATGTCGAGAACCTGTCGGCCACGGAAGCTGCGGCGGACGATCCGCGGCCCAGGGCCGAGGCCGGGCCGCAGGAACCCGCCCCTGTGCGGGCCGGGAAGGAGCCGCCGACCAAGGCGATCCACCTGATCGTGACGGCAATGCGTGCCATCGACCCGGAGGGCGAGTGGTATTCCTTGGGGCAGATCGGCCAGTACATCACGCAAGGCAACCCGGATTTCGACACGCGGACCTATGGCAGCGCCAAGCTGTCGGACCTGATCAAGAAGCTGTCGAGCCGGTTCGAGACGCGCCCCGGCCCCGGCGGGCAGTTGCAGGTGCGCGACGTCGCGTGA
- the mbfA gene encoding iron exporter MbfA, with translation MLSALTQRRRFSDLSEQEVLALAISSEEDDARIYRSFAQRLSAEYPASAAIFDQMAAEEDVHRQRLIELHRARFGEVIPLIRREHVAGYYARNPVWLTANLSIERIREEAHQMEKSAADFYTRAAQRTTDAATRKLLGDLAAAEAGHDHKAGELTAGLPQDAKEAEDHSARRQFILTWVQPGLAGLMDGSVSTLAPIFATAFATQDSHTTLLVGAAAAVGAGISMGFTEAAHDDGVLSGRGSPIKRGFASGIMTAIGGLGHALPYLIPDFWTATAIAVAVVFVELWAIAWIQNRYMETPFFRAALQVVVGGALVFAAGVLIGGG, from the coding sequence ATGCTCTCTGCCCTGACCCAACGCCGCCGCTTTTCCGACCTGTCCGAGCAGGAGGTTCTGGCCTTGGCCATATCCTCGGAAGAGGACGATGCGCGCATCTACCGCAGCTTCGCGCAGCGGCTGAGTGCGGAGTATCCGGCTTCGGCCGCGATCTTCGACCAGATGGCGGCGGAAGAGGATGTGCACCGCCAGCGGCTGATCGAACTGCACCGGGCGCGGTTCGGCGAGGTGATTCCGCTGATCCGCCGGGAACATGTGGCGGGGTATTATGCCCGAAATCCGGTGTGGCTGACCGCCAACCTGTCGATCGAGCGCATCCGCGAGGAGGCGCATCAGATGGAGAAATCGGCGGCCGATTTCTACACGCGCGCGGCGCAGCGCACGACGGATGCGGCGACGCGGAAACTGCTGGGCGACCTGGCGGCGGCCGAGGCGGGGCATGACCACAAGGCGGGGGAGCTGACCGCCGGGCTGCCGCAGGATGCGAAGGAGGCCGAGGACCATTCGGCGCGGCGGCAGTTCATCCTGACCTGGGTGCAGCCTGGGCTGGCGGGGCTGATGGATGGCTCGGTCTCCACCCTCGCGCCGATCTTCGCCACGGCCTTTGCCACGCAGGACAGCCATACCACGCTGCTGGTGGGCGCGGCGGCGGCGGTGGGTGCTGGCATCTCGATGGGATTCACCGAGGCGGCGCATGACGATGGCGTGCTGTCGGGGCGGGGATCACCGATCAAGCGGGGCTTTGCCTCTGGGATCATGACGGCCATCGGGGGGCTGGGGCACGCGCTGCCCTATCTGATCCCCGATTTCTGGACGGCCACGGCAATTGCGGTGGCGGTGGTGTTCGTCGAGTTGTGGGCGATTGCCTGGATTCAGAACCGGTACATGGAAACCCCGTTCTTCCGCGCGGCCTTGCAGGTGGTGGTTGGCGGTGCTTTGGTCTTTGCGGCGGGGGTGCTGATCGGGGGAGGGTGA
- a CDS encoding nitroreductase family protein has translation MYRKGEVTYQALPLPDRVQVAPAQSLAQAEAFRDQMRKRHSVRRFSPDPVDEAVIRACIETAAGAPSGANHQPWHFAAVSDAALRARIREGAEAEERAFYAGGAGDEWLAALEPIGTGVDKPHLTEAPWLIVVFAERYGFTEDGTRYKNYYVPESVGIATGFLIAAIHQAGLVTLPHTPNPMAFLNPLLNRPAHEKPMFILPVGYPAADATVPAVAKRKKPLGRVMSLNGG, from the coding sequence ATGTACCGCAAGGGCGAGGTGACGTATCAGGCTTTGCCTTTGCCCGACCGGGTGCAGGTGGCGCCCGCGCAATCGCTGGCGCAGGCCGAGGCGTTCCGCGACCAGATGCGCAAGCGCCATTCGGTGCGGCGGTTTTCCCCTGACCCCGTGGACGAGGCAGTGATCCGCGCCTGCATCGAGACGGCGGCGGGCGCGCCATCGGGGGCCAATCACCAGCCCTGGCATTTCGCTGCGGTGAGCGACGCGGCCCTCAGGGCGCGCATCCGCGAGGGGGCCGAGGCGGAGGAGCGCGCCTTCTATGCCGGGGGCGCGGGCGACGAGTGGCTTGCGGCGCTGGAACCCATCGGGACGGGGGTGGACAAGCCGCACCTGACCGAGGCGCCCTGGCTGATCGTGGTCTTTGCCGAACGCTATGGCTTTACCGAGGATGGGACGCGCTACAAGAATTACTACGTGCCGGAAAGCGTGGGCATCGCGACCGGCTTCCTGATCGCGGCGATTCACCAGGCCGGGCTGGTGACACTGCCGCATACGCCGAACCCGATGGCCTTTCTGAACCCGCTGCTGAACCGGCCCGCGCATGAGAAGCCGATGTTCATCCTGCCGGTGGGCTATCCGGCGGCCGACGCCACGGTGCCGGCGGTGGCCAAGCGGAAGAAGCCGCTTGGCCGTGTGATGAGCCTGAACGGGGGGTGA
- the fghA gene encoding S-formylglutathione hydrolase, which translates to MKTISESRCFGGVQGVYTHPSQACQCDMTFGLFLPAEAEHESVPVLWFLSGLTCTHENAMVKAGAQRWAAQAGIALIFPDTSPRGAGVANDDAYDLGQGAGFYVNATEKPWAPHFRMWDYVADELPRLVFNTFPIAEEVQSITGHSMGGHGALTLAMSFPGRYASVSAFAPIAHPTASDWGRKQFAAYLGSDESTWAGHDSTLLMRRFGFDGPVLIDQGTSDQFLDLLKPEALAEAMAARRQGGTLRMQRGYDHSYFFVSSFIEDHLAFHADALNG; encoded by the coding sequence ATGAAGACGATCTCGGAATCCCGGTGCTTCGGCGGTGTTCAGGGGGTCTATACCCACCCCTCGCAAGCCTGCCAGTGCGACATGACCTTCGGCCTGTTCCTTCCGGCAGAGGCCGAACACGAATCCGTCCCCGTCCTGTGGTTCCTCTCGGGCCTCACCTGCACCCATGAAAACGCGATGGTGAAAGCCGGCGCACAGCGTTGGGCGGCGCAGGCCGGCATCGCCCTGATCTTCCCCGACACCTCGCCCCGTGGCGCCGGGGTCGCCAACGACGACGCCTACGATCTCGGCCAGGGCGCGGGCTTCTACGTCAACGCCACCGAAAAGCCTTGGGCCCCGCATTTCCGCATGTGGGATTACGTCGCCGACGAACTGCCGCGCCTGGTGTTCAACACCTTCCCGATTGCCGAGGAAGTGCAATCCATCACCGGCCATTCCATGGGCGGCCACGGCGCGCTCACGCTCGCCATGTCCTTCCCCGGCCGCTATGCCTCTGTATCGGCCTTCGCCCCCATCGCCCACCCCACCGCCTCGGACTGGGGCCGCAAGCAGTTCGCGGCCTATCTCGGGTCCGACGAATCCACCTGGGCCGGCCACGATTCCACGCTCCTGATGCGCCGCTTCGGCTTCGACGGCCCGGTTCTCATCGACCAGGGCACCTCCGACCAGTTCCTCGACCTGCTGAAGCCCGAGGCGCTCGCCGAAGCCATGGCCGCCCGCCGCCAGGGCGGCACGCTCCGGATGCAGCGCGGCTATGACCACAGCTATTTCTTCGTCTCCTCCTTCATCGAGGATCACCTCGCCTTCCATGCCGACGCGCTGAATGGCTGA
- a CDS encoding LLM class flavin-dependent oxidoreductase gives MSEPISLGLDTFGDVTRGADGQLKPMDQVLRDVVEEAAYADELGIDFIGLGEHHRPDFAISAPEIVLAAIAGRTKRIHLGTAVTVLSTDDPVRVFQRFSTLNAVSNGRAEVILGRGSFTESYPLFGYELQDYDQLFEEKLDLFARLARDQRVTWSGQTRTGLKDQVVYPTLGPAGLTTWVGVGGSPESVVRVVRQDLQLMLAIIGGDPRRFAPYVDLYERACAQLGRPRRPVGIHSPGHVAATDEEAREQLWPHYREMFGRIGAERGWPPVTKDKYIAEIEHGSLYVGSPDTVARKIASAVRALNVQRFDLKYATGPMPHETLMEGLRHYGEKVIPMVREMLAEAPVTA, from the coding sequence ATGAGCGAACCGATTTCCCTTGGCCTCGACACGTTCGGCGACGTGACCCGCGGTGCGGACGGCCAGTTGAAGCCGATGGACCAGGTGCTGCGCGACGTGGTCGAGGAAGCGGCCTATGCCGACGAGCTGGGCATCGACTTCATCGGCCTGGGCGAGCATCACCGGCCCGATTTCGCGATTTCGGCGCCCGAGATCGTGCTGGCGGCGATTGCCGGGCGCACGAAGCGCATTCATCTGGGCACCGCTGTGACGGTGCTTTCGACCGATGACCCGGTGCGGGTGTTCCAGCGGTTTTCCACGCTGAATGCCGTATCGAACGGCCGGGCCGAGGTGATCCTGGGGCGGGGCAGCTTTACCGAAAGCTATCCGCTGTTCGGGTACGAGTTGCAGGATTACGACCAGTTGTTCGAGGAAAAACTGGACCTCTTTGCCAGATTGGCGCGCGATCAGCGGGTGACGTGGTCGGGACAGACCCGGACGGGGCTGAAGGATCAGGTGGTCTATCCGACACTGGGGCCGGCAGGGCTGACCACCTGGGTTGGCGTGGGTGGCAGCCCGGAATCTGTGGTGCGGGTGGTGCGGCAGGATCTGCAGCTGATGCTGGCGATCATCGGCGGCGACCCGCGGCGGTTTGCTCCCTATGTGGACCTGTACGAGCGCGCCTGCGCGCAGCTTGGCCGCCCGCGGCGGCCGGTGGGCATCCATTCGCCCGGCCATGTCGCGGCGACGGACGAAGAAGCGCGCGAGCAGCTTTGGCCGCATTACCGCGAGATGTTCGGACGCATCGGCGCCGAGCGCGGCTGGCCGCCGGTGACGAAGGACAAGTACATCGCCGAAATCGAGCACGGCTCGCTGTATGTGGGATCGCCCGACACGGTGGCGCGCAAGATCGCCTCGGCGGTGCGGGCGCTGAACGTGCAGCGGTTCGACCTGAAATATGCGACCGGCCCGATGCCGCACGAGACCCTGATGGAGGGGCTGCGCCACTATGGCGAGAAGGTCATCCCGATGGTGCGCGAGATGCTGGCCGAAGCGCCGGTGACGGCTTGA